The window AAGCAGACTTAAGCGAAGATTCAACCGATTGGTACCACTGGGCAGCCGAATCGGTGAGAAACATGGCAGCAACAGGGATCCAAGCAGAGGAGTCGACATAGTACATCTCAAAATAAGTTTCACATCGAGACAACCAGAGTTTAGGATTCTCGCCACTAAAGGATGGGAAATTAAGCTTGGGCAATTTTCCCGTGACAGAGCCCGATCCCGAGGAATTGCTCACTCGGGAACCAGAATGCTCAGCGAACGTACAAGCGTGAGGGGGAAGATGGGGAGAGAGGTCATACGCACCCTTGACCGGGGGATGTACGAGGGCGGTGACAACCCCGTAACCATCCTCCCGGTGATTCAAGTCGACGTGGTACCCGCTGGGCCTGGGGTTGGAGATCCGGCAAGTAGTACGCCGGCCGCTGAGAACTCGGGAGCAGCGATGATGCCAGGGTCGACGGAGGCCGTGTTGCGGACATAGCGCTCCCAGTGGCGGGATAGTTTGCGCACCTCCAACTTGAGGTCGTCCACAACGCCGTCGATGCCGGGACGCCAGTCCTCAAGGGCAACCGCCACGGTCTCCACGGCCGCCACCCACGCATCGCGTGCGGATTCGGCCTCCAGGAAGCGCTGTTCCCACTTGGCGTCGCTATCGGAGAAGCGCTGCTCGATGAGGCGATTCTGCTCCGCAAATTGCTTCTGAATTTCATCGAGGATGGACTTGGACTCAGAACTCATGGTGCCCAACTTCCGCTGCAAGCGAGTATCGTGGTGGTGGGTGGGAGATCCAGGATTGGTGTCTCTGATACCAGGTGTTAGCAATGAACTGGATCTAGAACCGAGAGGGAAAGGAGGCGAAGCAAGgtaggaaggaggaagaaggaagtaGCGACGAGGACAGCTTGATTAGGAAGATAGTATTCTTCGGTTACAAGTTGATCCCTCAACTCTCTCATCTCTCAGACTTATACTCAGTACATGGCGACTCGCTGGCCACAGCCAGGCTTGCTAGACGGCCTATTCCGCGCTTGAGAGACGCTTGCTTGGTTCACGAACACGAAGCCCACGACGCGGCCCAGTAGGAGTTTTAGTAGGACTTGGAGCAGCCGCGGCGACAATGGCTGGATCAGCAACAGCGTCGGCAGTGCTGACACTTCATCCCACGAAAGACACACGATGTTCCAAGTGGGCCGTGGGCTGATTGACAAATTACCAAGTGGGCCGTAGCAATTGACAAATCGGCCAGTCTTTCACCCATCATCAATACAGCTAGCTCAATAGCTCATCAGGTGACCGGTGCACCAGCTCCGGTGCTGAACCAGTGAACCATAGACAATATTGTTTTTTTTGAGACTAACCATAGGCACTTTTGGTAAGACCTTACAGTTGTACTAGAAAGAAAAAGGGCCGATTTGCCGCGATCCTACTGACGTGAGCCCTGCCGAGAACATACGGAGTACAGAGTACTCCAGTATATCTTGTCGCGGTAACGGGTGACGCGTCATGATCGAGAAGCAGCAGCTCATTCATGGTACTGGTAGAATCATCCCGGAATCTGTAAACGCGTCGCCATCGTCTTTTCATTCCGGGAAAAGATCttcgctcgccgtcgccgggatGAAAAGTCCGTGCACGCAAACGCCGCCTTCCGTCTTCTGTCGCGCTCGCGTGGCGACTGCCAAATCTTGGACGATTCCCCGGCGCGCCCCTCCTGTCCTCGAGCTGCCCACGCCGCTGCGGCGGGGCCCGCGTGTTCCCTCCACGGCTCCACCATTCCTCTCCGGCTCCGGGGCGCGGCGCCCAGCCCTTCCCGTCCATGACAGCTGGACCCCACACAACGTCGGCCCCGCTCGTCATACGGGATTCTCGAGGGAGTTTGGCCCAGAAAGGGGCCAGAGCGGCAGCAGCAGATCCAGCGTCGTCGCGGGCAAGCTGCCGGGTGAGCTGAGCTGAGGCGAGTAGCATCGCCCCACGCAAGGCAGGCACCCCCACCCTCGCAAGTCACGCACAGGAGGCGGCGAGACGAGGGAGGTAGTACTTGTGTTCCTCCCAGGACCTCGGCCACCAACTCCCGGATTCTGCCAAgtcccgccgccccgcgcgcatCATTCCTTGCCAGCGGCCCACGCAAATCCCAAATCCCAAACCCCGCGCCGATGGCCACCGGTCCCCGCCTGCCCGGACccagccgcccgccgcgccgctcttATACGCCGCCCCTGCAGCCGCAGCAGCGGCCCGCTGCTTAATCCGTTGCGTGCTTCTGGCGGATTCGCGTGCGCGCTTCCGGAGGGGGGGCGTTCGGGGGTTGGCTGGCTGGCGGCGGGACTGGGTGTCTGGGTGGGagtgcggctgcggcggcggcggcgccgggggggAGGGTGGTGGAGATGCTGGGGTCCGGGCTGAATCTGGTGACCACGGTGATCGGCTTCGGGATGAGCGCCACCTTCATCGTCTTCGTCTGCGCGCGCCTCATctgcggccgcgccgcgcgggcggacgccgacgcggccgcggccgccgcggcgagggcgCTGGCGCAGCCCCCCGCGCCTTTCGACTTCGACGTCGAGTTCCGCAATGTCGCGGATCTCGACCGCACGGTGAGCGCTCATCTGCCAATTCTGCTTCTGCTTGCGCGCATGGCGTTATGTTTGTGAAGCACTGAACCGCACCTTGAGGTGATGAGGTGCGTGTCGATCCCAAGTCACGCTGCCCGAGGCCAGTTCAGGGAAATGCTCCACCGATCAACTCTGTTTTACACGCTACATGCCTACAACAGAGATCAACCTTTCCAGAATTCCAGTCACATTGCTCTCATGTTATAGCAGTCATGTTTGTATGGGCCATAAAGTAAAGTTAGTTCGGGAAATTTTTAGACCCAACTAGTGGCAAAAAGTTAGAGGCCTCCACCCACCCACTAGTGAACAAAGAACTAACACGGCAGTCGGCAGGGACGTAGGAGGAAATAGCCCAACTGCTGGCTCACTAATACTCATATGAGATGACGCTTCTATTTGGTGCTAGGCTATGTTTATTGCTACACATTGACCTCAATTATCTCATATTACACCGGATCTTCTTTTCTCTGCAAACTCTCCGTGAAGTTGCAAGTTCATTGACATCACAAAACATGTCATAGGCATAGGCATCCAATTCTTGCAGAATATTTGAAAACACTCCGCCTTGGCCAAATAATTCAGCCTAAGATTGGTCCGTGTTGATTGAATTGTCCATAGTAATACAAAGTTAGTTACCATTTATACGCATGATGTTCGTATAGTGGTGAAAACATTGCAGCAGACTGTAATGTGGCTGTCATGGGCGACTTGGTAGTTATTCTTATTTGAATCACTGACAGTATTTTCACCCTGAAAATTGAGGTGTCATATACGGGTATTTCACATCTTCTGATTTTCCTGATGGATAATATTACTAAGCATACTATTAATGTTTGTTGTGCCAATCAATAAGTTGGGAGGCATGTGTATCATCTGTCTCAAACTCTCAATTGTGAATGCCATGTATATAAAAGTGTCTTTTCATTATCAATTGTGAAAAGGGCCATATTCGTCAGACCATTACAACTGTGCTAACTTTCCAGTTGTAACTGAAAGTGGAGAAATGCAAAGGATCTGTCTTCTGCAAAGCTAAGCGTGCACATTGCTTTTTGATGTACCTATCTCAAAATATTTCTCGGTATTCTATGTTTTCTTTCATTTCCCATGCATAATGTGTTTTTGCACAGCCAAATTGCATGTTATTTATGCTTCTTTGTTTGCGACCAAAATACtggtaaaaaaatctttatgcAAAGTTATGTATGACTGAGGAATGTACTTTAATTGATGCATATGTCCAGTATACCATTTACCTGAAAGATGGACACAAGTAGATAACTCTTCCAACTTTCAGCTATGAACATTGAAATCACTCTAAGATGCTCCTGATATTACTTGGGAATTTATTGCACACACTTGGATTAGGTTGTTTGTAGTTGGCTTTCTTCTTTGTTTCAAAGCAATGCTTGAGATGACTAAGCAATTGAGTGGTTTACCTTAATAAATGGACAGTCATTGTATGCATTATGTTTCTGCTTCATGATCCTCTGAGTCAGTTTACTTACAGCTGTCCAGAGCAGGCTTTGTCTTTAAAAAAATGACACTGTTCCTTTTGTTTGTTCAATAGATTGAGCGTTCCCGCAGTGGGTTGGATTCTTTTGCTGTTGCTGCGATTCCTACGATGAGTTATAGTTCTGAGGCTTTCCATTCAAAAGATGATGCCCAGTAAGTAAACCATGCATAATCTACTGTTAATTTACTTCCATGGTTGCAAATGTCCCGCCACTCCTTCAGCCAAATTGTTTATTCTCGGAGGAACTACTTGAACAGTTCCCTTTTGTATGATTGTCTATGAAATTTAATGCAAGAAACATGCCGCATACCAGTTATTCCTCACACGATATCAGTGTGTAGATACCAATAGGTAAAATGGTGATAACTTGATCCTCAAAGACTCCAGAATTTTTAGTCCTTTTTGTTTGGTGATTTATAAGTTTTGAAGCATACTGCACTGGTTTGTCAATCTGAACTGAAAGATGCTATAACTGAGTGAAGCACTTTAATAgacaaaatttttagtttgatACATAAATTACAAAATGTAGAACCATCAACCATTATCTGCATTTTCTATCTTATAAAACTGTCGGAAGGTAATCGGCAGGGCTGGTAACTGAGCCTGACATGACACTCGATACTGACTATGCATGGCATATAACTATATAAGTAACTAACTGCATAGCTGTGGTTAAGAAATAATTATCTTCATTATTTAAATTTACAGGTACTGCCTTTTGcctttttttgttgttgaagAAACTGCCGTTTGCTTATTTGACAGGATTTTATGTACCTGTCGAGCTAGATATTTATTTATGACTTATGTTCATCAAATAGTTGATTCTAGCATTTTTCATTTTAGGTGTAACTAGCATAGACAGTTCTTCATGGGAGGCAGCTAGTTTCGTGCCCAGCAAATATTGTTTGTAGCGCGTTTTTTTCTTCTGTTTTTTGAATAATGGAATATCTGAAATGAGACATGGCTTATTATATTGATATATTCTGTTTGATAGTTTAGGATGTTAAGGGAGAAGTATTCCTAATAGAATTAAATTTCCACTTGATTATTGTGGATGACTATGGGAATTGGGCAATTGCATAGATACCATTATGTGGTATTTTTACTTCTAACACAAAAGAAAATGACACACTCCTAATTTTTCTTTGGCAGGTGCTCGATATGTTTAGGTGAATACAAAGATAAAGAGATACTTCGTATAATGCCCACATGCCGGCATAACTTCCATCTTGAATGTATAGATGTATGGTTACAGAAACAAACGACTTGCCCAATATGCCGGATCTCGTTGAGGGACCAATCAAGTACAAAATCTACTGCATCTCCTCTCCGTGGCCTCCCTCAACTGTTGGGACACCCGGAGAGCTCTGCCGCCAATAGATCACCTCATTGGATACTTCCAATTCATCGCGATCGTACTGTTGCTAGACAAAACAGGCCAACCTCACAAGAGTCATTAGAGGTGATAATCGAAATCCAGCCACAGAGACATTGAGGGAACTGACATACAGGGTGGAAATCAAGAGAAATTGGTGAAGCTAGAACTGTTGCTGTCGAGCATCAAAAGGTTCTGCCGTTGCAGAACCCATGCTCGGCCTGTTCGTCCTCCGGCACAGTAGGTTGGGTACAGAATGAGAGCGCATTCATTTGTTTGGCCTGGTGCCTAGGCATTCTTTGTACATCTCGAGCTTTAGATTAGCGACTTGTCTTTGGCCACGGCTGTGCGTGGCTATTTTAATCTTCTCATTTTTTTTGATGTGTTGCTGTTATACGTTGTAAAGAAATGATATACTGATCAGATTTGGAGCTGCGAAAATATTTGCAGCGGCTCCTCCCGTCAATAAATTGCCATGCTCAAGGGAGCATTGGTCCTTGAACCTGACTTTTCTCTTACAGATAAAGATAAATTCCTTGATGATATGCAGCTTCTCTTTCACTATCAGTGCGAGATTGACTCTTTTGGTATAGCTTCAGCTTCTTCTAAAGTGGCTCTTAAAGTAACTTCTCTGTAGTTTCTCTGATGAAGCTGAAGTTGTTTTCAAAATCGTTTGGCAAAACTTTGGCCTCCGGAAGAAGCTGTATCGTTTGGCAAAACGTTGGCCTCCGGAAGAAGCTGTGTGAAACTATGATTTCCATTCCATCTCCTCCTCAGTGTAAGCTGGAAACAGCTTCATCACATGCTTTTTGGATGAAACTGCTAGCAAAATGCCTGTTTAGCACAACTTCATATAAAACTGCTTACAAAGCGGTGCCAAAGAGGACCTTAAAACTCCCCCCTGTGATGTTCCCTCCTTTAGTCCTTTTTCCAGGCTGTGAGTCCTGTACCAGCAGCGGTGACGTTTCATCAGCGACCCGGACACGCTGGGTTGCTCACTCGTTCCCTCCTGTTTTCGTACTGTGAGCGGCTGTGAGGACACATCACCTTCCACGAACGGTTGTTGCGACACCTCATTGTCGCACGGACACAGCCCCGGCTCAGCCTGGCAGCGATTCACCGCTCACCGTGTTAACAAAGGCGGGTCACTGTGAAAAAACTGTAAAGcagcggagcagcggcggcggcgctgcgcagtgGATGCGCGCGTCCGTCAGATCAGTTGGCGTCCCGCGGCAGCCTGCAGCCTGCCGCGCGCCTCGGCCGCTCGGCGGAGCGAGCAGCTGGAGGCCGTGCTGCCCCCGTGTGCGTGCGCGGGTGGTGGCGTCAGGCGTGGAGCTATCGGCGCATCACCTCGCACACAGGCCGCGCGGTTCGCGATCCCGTGTGCGCCCCCCTCCAGCCTTCCACGCGGCTTGCTGCGTGGGACGAATCCGCCggacgtgacgtcgccggaaaAGGGAGATTCCGGCTGACTTGGCGACTTGAACCTCCGGTGTGCTGGCTGGAGGCCatcgcgcccgcgccggcgtgtGCACTGCACCCCGCCGGTTTTCTTGACGGTCGGGTCGAGCTCACCTCATCCGACATGGGGCCGAGGTATTAGGGGCTTGGGAACGGGACTTGGTTACGCACGGCTGACGGGCTGACGGCTGtttcctccgcggcggcgacggcgacggcgacctgaTCACACAGATTCGACAGGCGACGCGCGACGGATCCGACGACTTTCCGGCCAACTCACGCCCAGGCCGCAGCTACCGGGCCGGCTGGCCCATCCAGGCCGCCGGGGGCCCAGTGCGCACCACGCTCGAATTTTAAACTTCGCCTTTTGCGTTGCGCTGCGTCGTCGTCGTGTACACACAATGCCGGCATCCCatggatgacgacgacgagaaTATGGAGCGGATAAGGAAAAGGCACGGTTTGCTGTTTTGCGCGAgcccgcggccggaggagacgtGGACGCTCCGTGGCTGCTCGCTTTTCTGAATTCCCCGAGATCGCCACCTATTAAAATCCGCGCGCACAGTGCCCCCCTGTTCCGTCACAGCACCGGTGAGACTTGACCGGATCCGTTGCTACGGATCGAGCCGAATCATTGCATGATGGCTGGCCGCCCCCTTGCATCTGCCTACAGGAGTATTGCATGTTACCGGGTATAGCAAGGCGTGTGCTGGTCTGGGTTGGTTTTGCTTAGCTTTGTACTCTATCTAGTACTTATCTGCCATCACCATCTGCACAATCGCACCCCTCCAACATGAAAAGGGGGGCTACATGTCGTGGCATAGCCGTCCTAAGTCCTATCTACTAGATGCGATCTTGTTCTTGCGGTAGAGAATCTCCTCCCAACCgggatggatggatgtactTAGAACATGTACAATAATAGAATTTATAGTCGAGCTAGTCATTACTTTTGCTAAAGTGGAGTAAAaatggaaagagagagaggatagTTTAGACCTCATCGAATGGGCCACAACTTCACTAGCAAAACTATTATTTTAGTTGATGAACAGTGGGGGAAAGCAGGTagtgtttagtttccaaattttttttggacaGTACCCTTCACATCGAGttttcgaacacatgcatggagcattaaatatagttaaaaaaataactaattacatagtctaactgattcatacgagatgaatctaatgatgttaattaatctataattggacattaattgtcaagtaataacgaaacgtgctacagtatctaaactcaaactttttcaccaactaaacacccccgcAGTATCTAACGCTTCCCTCACCTATATCTCGCACACCTTCATGTGCTCTTCCCCTCACGTGCACATTTTTTGAGTATCTACTGGGCACGGATACTGGCGAACTGTAAGGAATATggcccattaggccattgtttgtgatttttgtgattgtgtgacaacataaGCAATGGGgctaacaagtttgtgagatcatatttgtaggacTTTTAGTTTCCATGGATAAAATCCAATGTGTCCAATTCACCGCAGAGATGTGTCCAATCCACCGCTGAGACACTCAACCGTAGTGACAAATTGGACAATAGCTTGAGAAACAGTTGCACCGGTTTCACCGGTGATCAagtaccggtctaaccggaggtctccggataaaccgacgcacAGGCACCAGTGCATTGGACAGAGCGCATGAACGTGAAGTCAAGAAatctcagtagcaccggttgaacccacgatcaagaattgaagagtCGGTGCATTCACCGTACTAttgaccagagagcatgtcaagcggCCAAGAAGTaggtcttcagcaccggttgaaccgatggggCATCAGAGCAAGGCACCGGTGCAAcaccacgtcagctgtcagaaggccaATGGCTAGTTGCAAGCCGTGTgtgaccggttacaccggtgcccacccaccagtttaaccggtgccatCGCAGAAAAGTGGGTAACGGCTTGTAACGGCTCTCTCGActtggtgggctatatatatgccatcccccggccatatcaaggttgctggagttcagaggcATCACACCCACATCCAGGaatacctccaagccatccaagagcttagttaTCATATCTTTATAGTCCTTAGCATAtccttgagagtgttagtgctaggttagctctttagtgagtgagatagcaaggtgttgtgccttgtgAGCTGGTTCTAAAGTGAACCACAAGAAGATCTCGgtgtgccggccccttggagcctTGTTGGCTCGTCGGCAAcatcaacgaccctccgacttggtgtggagcagcgtcgacaactttgtgcgggggatgtggagacccccaCCCTTCTTGGTGAAGCTCTTTAGTAGaaagcgggatcaaggtgaccgtgattgtgttcatggaagagacttgattgccgtgaagcaatactctttgtgagtgcttcgaCAATGTAGATGTAGGTGTacttttgtggctaaccgaaccatgggATAAATTCCCGTGTCAAAGAGTTtactttctctcatccctcctttaagtttccgcatttcatactagcaatctttgtgtgcttttactttcatggagtagtatcttgataggaatGACTATAGGTTCCTAAACTCTTTTTGGAatgagagtttcacactagaagaaccctagttgcatattTAGATAGCACGTTTTAGTTTAAAttctgtgcaaactagttggagccataggttgagactttaagttgcctaattcacctcctCCCCTTTTTAGACTAGAGCACACGATAACACCATTTGATAAGATCTTAGAGCAAgtttaataataaaattaaatCCTTGTAGCCAAGTTGTAAAGAGCTATGGTATACAAAAGCAGTCTCTTATTTGTTTATAAGAAACTTTTTATTCCATGCTCTGTCTTCTCTTTTCTAGTCTTTCTCACATTCACTTAATGTATGGCCCACTAGCTACATATGCTTTCGTGTCTAGCTTGGTGCTTGCATGAGAGCCAAGCTCTTCGATCCTCTTTCtcctctactctctctctcctccacatcaACATTTGTTTGGTTATAAGCTAATTACTGCACTTGATATTTATGCAAGCAACATGTTGAGCATGAGCTCTTATATATGTAGAGATGGATCtgaaaggatcttgatcacgcgatgtcgtagcctagaggggggggggggtgaataggcgtttctTCAAAAATTGGCGCTTAATCCCTGCTGggactgcctggaccggtcagaccggtctaccagaccggtcaaaccggtctatGCAGGCAGACAGCCCAGACAGCAGGAACAAGTCCCCtctcgagcttgaacctataagaaacttgggatatgtgtcttgcagagtatttctaacaaaacaaacaagtccctacacacaagtagagcacacccaagtagatcgagcggaagcacaattcaaactcaaaactataaatgcaaggtaagtaaatcaaaccgaaatagagatgatgcaatgaagacacggtgatttgtttgaccgaagttcggattcaccccgtgcacccacatgtgaatcctactctccgttgaggaagctcgtagtgaccccaaggtcaagctatctcctcttctccactatatgaccatgcgccctcttgGCACACAATCGAAgccgcaacaaacttgccgctgctcaccaaaaccttgggagctagccggcgacgcctaaccgtctaggagccgatgatccaagagtaacaaatgcttcaatcgagttggccgacgcaacctcaagtgctcaaagcttgggatgtttctctcttgctcaaatgactctcaaggaatggattcactcaacccaactcaaagattcaccttgaatcaagcaactctcacaaagagaggatggggaggactctccaagtgctcacaaggctctcaaaatgttctgaaatgttctagcatcagcacccacgaatgggtgaagtcatggggtataaataccccttctcacaaaactagctgttgccctgtcagtgttagaccggtcagaccggtcccccagactggtcagaccggtcggttttgaaaactagccgttggaggctcaccctgctcagaccggtccctctctgttttctgcagttagctctcactccttaggctaaactctctagggactggtttgagcacttttggtattgtctaacctactgatgttgcatccctcttaatagtacagcatacctatactcaagtgcatataagaaatatacaatttccacaattacttgagcttcttcataatatgatcatgccgacttttcttcgatcaataccgtgagggcatcaacatcttctttcttttgagcataccagctttgagctagtgactttgaatctttgaattgcataggaatgaaatccaccttgattcacaagtcaccttcttttcttgaataatgacactcttcaacatagagctctccatgactctaggatctccggcctttgacccgtatcggtttctttgctccccccaagccgtcgcttgcgtagcccattgaaacacgcctctcggtcctctaccttcatcctagccgtccatcttgaactcatattgatttgtgtcatgcatgaaatcttcattgtcaattcgaattctcaattcaatcttatatgcaagctttccaatttgagacatcatatatgcatcaactcatgtctcattctctttttccttgcttgcttgcttcttaAGTTAACATCCATTTATCACATGTGACAAGATCTTCtatatttgagactatgcataagcatatcacgtctcattcacaaaatctttacttgtcattttgaatcccatcatagatcgaaacaagccttcgcaaatattagagcatttatatcaatcatgaatactttgttctatttttcttttcttgttttgcttatCACATACACATTATATCAATGGGATAATCACGCTTGCTTGCAATTCTTGAGCTATCTCTTTTAATACacatttcataattaaatatCTGTTCATAatcttatgcaaacaagttagtcctttaatcgtgttgtcaatcaatgctccaaaaaccactagggcctagatgctctttcaatctccccttttttggtgattgatgacaacccgattaaagcttacaaaaaGATATTCAATAAAGCTTTTGAATTCTCAGATTTAGTTAGAGCTCCCCCTCAATATGTGTATATGAATCGAATTCAACACAAGTTGGCCTCACATGCCAAATTACACATATTGAGCACAAATGAGACTCCCCCTAAATCTTAGCATCCGTGGGGTGAAAAATTGTATGTGCGCCTACACAAAAATTCTACACGTGATGCAAATGACAGGATAACTTAGTTCATCATAATGAAAAGAAAGTGGCTCTGTCTGGtgccgaccagtcagaccggtctcacagaccggtcagaccggtctgccccaGACAGCCAGCCAAAAAACATTATATCAAACAATTTGCATCACACTATCACAATATCACTTAGATAGAATGATTAAGTCTATTACACTCATTAACACATAATACAAATGTCCTAAGTCCACAGACTAGATAAAGTACGAGATTATTACAAATTTCAGAGCTCCAAAGcacagatcggtcagaccggtccattagaccggtcagaccggtctgtctaAGACAGAAAGCAAAAGCTCtgaattttctctcttcttctccttcttcaagCTTTAGTCCTTGTTCAGGGTTTAGGGCTCCTTCTTCTGCTTCAGGCTTCTCTTCCTAAGCTTTAATCTtgttcttctccccctttgtcatccatcaCCATAAAAgggactgggagaagaaaccaGGCTGCTCATCACTGTCCATTTCCTCTGTTTCCACCTAAAGAGGAATGATCATCCCAGTGGTGGCCAAACACAGCATCGGATAAGCGATTAGCAAGCTGATCTGCCACAGAAGGTCGAGATGACATATGAGAAAGTCCTCCTCTTCCAGAGAAATACTCTGGGTATGTGCCAAACACTCCTTCTccaggaggtggtggaggtgcaTGAGAAGGACCACTGACATCCGGGTAGAAGATATGACCATACTGCTCAAAGTATCCGGAGTCCATATATCCTTGAACTCGGTCCTCAACTGATGGTATTACAGCCTCAAGAGGTGAAGGAGAAATGGGTGAGCTAGGCGGCTGTAGATTCATTGCATTATGCATCATCTTAACTgaatctctttctttcttgctAGCTCTCCACTGCCTCTGCTGCTCAACTTCTATATCTCTTTGGCTCTTACACATCCCCACAAACAAATTAATTAGCCTTTTAATGGGAGAGGT is drawn from Panicum virgatum strain AP13 chromosome 1N, P.virgatum_v5, whole genome shotgun sequence and contains these coding sequences:
- the LOC120656791 gene encoding RING-H2 finger protein ATL72-like, producing MLGSGLNLVTTVIGFGMSATFIVFVCARLICGRAARADADAAAAAAARALAQPPAPFDFDVEFRNVADLDRTIERSRSGLDSFAVAAIPTMSYSSEAFHSKDDAQCSICLGEYKDKEILRIMPTCRHNFHLECIDVWLQKQTTCPICRISLRDQSSTKSTASPLRGLPQLLGHPESSAANRSPHWILPIHRDRTVARQNRPTSQESLEVIIEIQPQRH